A DNA window from Candidatus Thermoplasmatota archaeon contains the following coding sequences:
- a CDS encoding DUF357 domain-containing protein, producing MKKERVIKDIKLFEENIKILEEENRAVEMAVRYYNDAKYYLSKKDFFTAFGCINYAHGLIDTLRMKGFKEENIL from the coding sequence ATGAAAAAAGAAAGAGTGATTAAAGACATAAAGTTATTTGAAGAAAATATAAAAATATTGGAAGAAGAAAACAGGGCCGTAGAAATGGCTGTGCGATATTATAATGATGCCAAGTATTATCTCTCAAAAAAAGATTTTTTTACTGCATTTGGATGTATAAATTATGCTCACGGGTTGATAGATACATTGAGAATGAAAGGTTTTAAAGAGGAAAACATCCTTTAG
- the hflX gene encoding GTPase HflX, translating into MDDKKAIIISLQDNNDEIERLAKSLGYSVIKTFIQHRDKPNPSFYIGGGKIKEIKEYVEKRGVRCVIVNEKLHPSQWYNMENFLNVKVYDRIRLILDIFADRAKRKEAKLQVKLAYLRYERSYIRELIHRAKTGEHPGFMGGGEYQVANYYEMIKKQMKRIKEELEKIGQERESHRRYRWKKGFYLIAVAGYTNAGKSSLLNRLTGEHVKVEERLFSTLSTTTRAIKQKKGTKTIPILITDTIGFIRDLPHWLVDSFHSTLEEIELSDMVILLVDIGEEVDTLIEKTELSIKEIMSMRAHPNVIVGLNKADKISKREKEMKLESIKKIIGNRPYVFLSAKTGENIEQLIELVYDLLPNNVIMEIKFPQEAREDLSSIFNEDVDVLDFGCTPDGKICISCSDRLKEKVMGRLIKRGAQVKII; encoded by the coding sequence ATGGATGATAAAAAAGCGATAATAATCTCGCTTCAAGACAACAATGACGAAATAGAACGTCTTGCAAAATCATTAGGTTATAGTGTAATAAAGACATTTATACAACACCGTGATAAACCAAATCCCTCATTTTACATTGGGGGCGGTAAAATTAAGGAAATAAAGGAATATGTAGAAAAAAGGGGGGTAAGATGTGTTATAGTAAACGAAAAACTCCATCCATCACAGTGGTACAATATGGAAAATTTCCTGAATGTTAAAGTTTACGACCGTATACGGCTCATCCTCGACATATTTGCAGACAGGGCAAAAAGAAAAGAGGCAAAATTACAAGTAAAGCTTGCGTATTTAAGATACGAGAGATCCTACATCAGAGAATTAATCCATCGAGCTAAAACTGGAGAACACCCTGGCTTTATGGGTGGAGGAGAATACCAAGTGGCAAACTATTATGAGATGATAAAAAAACAAATGAAAAGGATTAAAGAAGAATTGGAAAAGATAGGACAGGAAAGAGAATCTCATCGCCGGTACAGATGGAAGAAAGGATTTTATTTGATTGCTGTAGCAGGGTATACAAATGCAGGAAAAAGTAGTTTGCTTAATCGATTAACAGGGGAGCATGTTAAGGTGGAAGAAAGATTGTTTTCTACACTTTCTACAACCACACGTGCAATAAAACAAAAAAAAGGAACGAAAACAATACCGATTTTAATTACAGATACCATAGGGTTTATAAGAGATTTGCCGCACTGGCTCGTGGATTCCTTCCATTCCACTCTTGAGGAAATAGAGCTGTCAGATATGGTGATCTTACTAGTAGATATTGGTGAAGAAGTTGATACACTCATAGAGAAAACAGAATTATCCATAAAAGAAATTATGAGTATGAGAGCCCATCCAAATGTTATAGTAGGATTAAATAAAGCAGATAAGATCAGTAAAAGAGAAAAAGAAATGAAACTTGAAAGTATAAAAAAGATTATAGGCAACAGACCATATGTATTTTTATCAGCAAAAACCGGGGAAAATATAGAACAGCTGATCGAGTTGGTTTATGATTTACTGCCCAACAATGTCATCATGGAAATTAAGTTCCCACAGGAGGCAAGAGAAGATTTATCATCAATATTTAATGAGGATGTAGACGTACTTGATTTCGGTTGCACTCCCGATGGAAAGATATGTATAAGCTGCAGCGACAGGCTTAAAGAAAAAGTGATGGGAAGGCTTATAAAAAGAGGAGCACAAGTAAAAATTATATAA
- the hypB gene encoding hydrogenase nickel incorporation protein HypB, with product MHKIDLSVSKDLFEENKKIAESNNETLKKRNILSIDFMGSIGSGKTLIIEKMVEKLLGRKKVGVIVGDVTGDDDYRRIKRHNVQVVNINTGKECHLDAHLIEHALENIDLDSIDVLFVENIGNLVCPADFVLGCNKRGVVISVTEGDDMVRKHPLIFQISDFVIINKIDLVEYMEVSIDKILKDLERIAPRKIFLTDAKHNKGIDELVQWIIWKKE from the coding sequence ATGCATAAGATAGATTTGTCTGTTAGCAAAGACTTATTCGAAGAAAATAAGAAGATAGCAGAATCAAATAATGAGACGTTGAAAAAAAGAAATATTCTATCTATTGATTTTATGGGATCTATAGGCTCAGGAAAAACGCTCATTATTGAAAAAATGGTCGAAAAACTATTGGGAAGAAAGAAAGTGGGAGTGATAGTAGGGGATGTGACTGGTGATGATGACTATAGAAGGATAAAAAGACATAATGTGCAGGTTGTAAACATAAATACAGGGAAAGAATGTCATTTAGATGCCCATCTAATAGAGCATGCGCTAGAAAATATTGATTTGGATAGCATAGACGTACTTTTTGTAGAAAACATAGGGAATTTAGTATGTCCTGCAGATTTTGTGTTGGGTTGCAACAAAAGAGGGGTGGTAATATCTGTTACTGAAGGGGATGATATGGTCAGAAAACACCCATTAATCTTTCAAATTTCTGATTTCGTTATTATAAATAAAATAGATCTAGTGGAATATATGGAAGTAAGTATAGATAAAATCCTTAAAGATTTAGAGAGGATAGCTCCCAGAAAAATCTTTCTTACAGATGCAAAACATAATAAAGGAATAGATGAATTGGTTCAGTGGATTATATGGAAAAAAGAATAA
- a CDS encoding TraB/GumN family protein — MEKRIILVGVGHVFNISTQVEGIIDTVNPDVVALELDKNRLSFLLNPSTKRDGIPLFYLILSKIQRKIAKMYGVTTGSEMVACVKKAEDKGIGILCIDMDARLVAERLWREISFKKKMMFVLGSIFSIFITKKKIENELRAFEDKPFSYFNQISIQFPEFNKILIDDRNEFMYNKLLKALDIYDVIVAFVGEGHILGLQKLLESKVSMTAVHLKDLRENNWKEKLSEGNPV; from the coding sequence ATGGAAAAAAGAATAATTTTGGTTGGAGTTGGGCATGTATTCAATATATCTACACAGGTAGAAGGTATAATCGATACTGTAAATCCCGATGTTGTAGCTCTAGAATTGGATAAAAACCGCCTTTCTTTCCTTTTAAATCCCAGCACAAAAAGAGATGGCATTCCTCTATTTTATTTGATTTTATCAAAAATACAAAGAAAAATTGCCAAGATGTACGGCGTCACGACGGGATCAGAAATGGTGGCATGTGTAAAAAAAGCGGAAGATAAGGGTATCGGAATCTTATGTATAGATATGGACGCCAGACTAGTTGCAGAAAGGTTGTGGAGAGAAATTTCATTTAAAAAGAAAATGATGTTTGTTCTTGGAAGTATATTTTCTATATTTATAACTAAAAAGAAAATAGAAAATGAATTGCGAGCATTCGAGGATAAACCATTCTCTTATTTCAATCAGATCAGCATTCAATTTCCAGAATTTAATAAAATTCTTATAGACGATAGAAATGAATTTATGTATAATAAATTGTTAAAAGCATTAGATATTTATGATGTGATAGTTGCTTTTGTAGGAGAAGGTCATATTCTGGGTTTGCAAAAACTTTTGGAGAGTAAGGTAAGCATGACTGCAGTCCATTTAAAAGATTTAAGAGAAAACAATTGGAAGGAGAAATTATCTGAAGGAAATCCAGTCTAA